From Campylobacter concisus ATCC 51562, one genomic window encodes:
- a CDS encoding P63C domain-containing protein, with protein MTDENLIKATCKEPKNAKVTHKGDWKIADDITIECYVTDDKRRLLSLRGTARAMDLRGGGSGALLRNLKAAWIQPFLSDHLKIWILGADTQSLGKISGVVGPAFIPFEAELFVDVCKAYVMADNRGILNENQSAIAKRLLHIMSAFAKVGIVALVDEITGYQKEREEDELQKILSKYISAEFLEWTKRFPDEFYEQIFRLKGWGEFQTHHKMPQIVGKITNEIVYKQLPEGVLEELRNKTPKSESGNNLYKFHQSLTLDTGIPHLDKHLISVITLMKVADDWDDFIYLFNKSYSKNYQLRFDFDKESK; from the coding sequence ATGACCGATGAAAATCTAATCAAAGCCACGTGTAAAGAGCCAAAAAACGCCAAAGTAACTCACAAGGGCGACTGGAAAATCGCGGACGACATCACGATAGAGTGCTACGTCACCGACGATAAGCGTCGTCTTTTATCTCTGCGCGGGACGGCTCGGGCTATGGATTTAAGAGGCGGAGGTAGCGGCGCATTGCTTAGAAATTTAAAAGCCGCTTGGATACAGCCTTTTTTATCGGACCATCTAAAAATATGGATTTTAGGGGCTGATACGCAAAGTTTGGGTAAAATTTCGGGTGTCGTCGGACCGGCATTTATCCCGTTTGAAGCCGAGCTATTCGTTGATGTTTGCAAAGCTTACGTTATGGCGGACAATAGGGGTATTTTAAACGAAAATCAAAGCGCGATAGCAAAAAGACTGCTCCATATTATGTCTGCATTTGCCAAAGTCGGTATCGTCGCCCTCGTTGATGAAATAACGGGCTATCAAAAAGAGCGCGAAGAAGACGAACTTCAAAAGATACTTTCTAAATACATCTCCGCCGAGTTTTTAGAATGGACGAAGCGTTTCCCCGACGAGTTTTACGAGCAAATTTTTAGGCTCAAAGGGTGGGGCGAGTTTCAAACTCACCACAAAATGCCGCAAATCGTAGGCAAGATAACAAACGAAATAGTGTACAAGCAGCTCCCCGAGGGCGTGCTTGAGGAGCTTAGAAATAAAACGCCCAAAAGCGAAAGCGGAAACAACTTATATAAATTTCATCAGAGCTTAACGCTAGACACGGGCATACCGCACCTTGATAAGCACCTAATATCCGTTATTACGCTTATGAAAGTAGCTGACGATTGGGACGATTTTATCTATCTTTTTAACAAATCGTATTCTAAAAACTATCAGCTACGATTTGATTTTGACAAGGAGAGCAAATGA
- a CDS encoding helix-turn-helix transcriptional regulator — protein MTAEENIVKRVCKELGITQRELAERMKVNEVTVRQWSSKGEVMPNVEATLNLLLENHRLKAQLKDLKSFAELIKSLQ, from the coding sequence ATGACCGCAGAGGAAAACATCGTTAAGCGCGTATGTAAAGAGCTAGGCATAACTCAAAGGGAGTTGGCGGAGAGGATGAAAGTAAATGAAGTCACAGTGCGACAATGGAGTAGCAAGGGCGAAGTTATGCCGAACGTCGAGGCAACGCTAAATTTGCTTTTAGAAAATCATCGCCTTAAAGCACAGCTGAAAGACCTAAAAAGCTTTGCTGAACTTATCAAGTCGCTTCAGTGA
- a CDS encoding helix-turn-helix transcriptional regulator: MSDTFITRDEALKELGISARSLYDKVKQGAIIANKINSRVIYYSLKSIRAYKSGKASKTCFDIIA, translated from the coding sequence ATGAGTGATACATTTATTACGCGCGATGAAGCTTTAAAAGAGCTAGGCATATCTGCACGATCGCTTTACGACAAAGTAAAACAAGGCGCAATAATCGCCAACAAAATAAACTCCAGAGTAATTTATTATTCTCTAAAATCTATACGTGCCTACAAATCAGGCAAAGCGTCTAAGACTTGTTTTGATATAATCGCGTAA